A genome region from Nitrospira sp. includes the following:
- a CDS encoding cobalamin-binding protein, which yields MSQKTCPRETLYSLVGWGIGEDDVAGAILRVPRWPWGFFYLRAGRTILHSRIVAAFVGLVAYALLACVAVALGHSQEDQTVMKRRQQGILTGMPFMANITPRTFIDDAGRKLYVAKAPTRVVSLAPSITEMLFALGLDEQIVGVTEFCDFPVAAKDKSKVGYTNPNLESLVALRPELIVAPREFHRANVLAKLEELKIPVLLLEANSVENIFSHIHTLGRIFDRSTEAHAMTAAMRSRMAEIISRTEHLPRTRVLYVINSRPLITVGPGSYIHQMIGLAGGINIASGATAPYPRLTMETVLKEDPEVLIFPMGSVETVPRREQEEWRRWTTLTAVQQNRLREVSANALNRPGPRVMDGLEELVRVIHPEAFSSQAVPVQP from the coding sequence ATGAGCCAGAAGACCTGCCCGAGGGAGACCCTTTATTCCCTCGTGGGCTGGGGAATAGGCGAGGATGATGTTGCGGGTGCAATCCTCAGGGTTCCACGTTGGCCCTGGGGATTTTTTTATTTGCGTGCCGGTCGAACCATCCTCCATAGCCGGATCGTAGCCGCATTCGTCGGACTCGTTGCGTATGCGCTGTTGGCCTGCGTGGCCGTTGCGCTTGGACATTCTCAGGAAGATCAGACCGTGATGAAACGTCGCCAACAGGGCATCCTGACGGGCATGCCGTTTATGGCCAATATCACTCCGCGCACGTTCATCGACGATGCGGGCCGAAAACTCTATGTGGCCAAGGCGCCCACACGAGTGGTGTCGTTGGCGCCGAGCATCACGGAGATGTTGTTTGCGCTGGGGCTGGACGAGCAGATTGTCGGGGTGACGGAGTTTTGCGATTTCCCGGTGGCCGCCAAGGACAAATCCAAAGTCGGGTACACCAACCCGAATCTCGAATCCCTCGTCGCCCTCCGGCCGGAATTGATCGTTGCGCCGCGCGAATTTCACCGCGCGAATGTGTTGGCCAAGCTGGAGGAACTGAAGATTCCGGTGCTCCTGCTCGAAGCCAACTCCGTGGAGAATATTTTCTCGCACATTCACACGCTGGGACGCATTTTCGACCGTTCGACGGAAGCTCATGCGATGACGGCGGCCATGCGAAGCCGGATGGCCGAGATCATCAGTCGGACCGAACACTTGCCGCGCACCCGGGTGCTCTATGTGATCAACAGCCGGCCCCTGATCACGGTCGGACCCGGCAGTTACATCCACCAGATGATCGGCCTGGCCGGGGGAATCAATATCGCATCCGGCGCGACCGCACCCTATCCACGCCTGACCATGGAAACGGTGTTGAAGGAAGATCCCGAAGTGCTGATCTTCCCGATGGGGTCGGTTGAAACGGTGCCACGACGCGAACAGGAGGAATGGCGGCGTTGGACGACTCTGACGGCCGTGCAGCAGAACCGGTTGCGCGAAGTGTCGGCCAATGCGTTGAATCGACCCGGCCCGCGCGTCATGGATGGGCTGGAAGAACTGGTCAGGGTGATTCACCCCGAAGCGTTCTCTTCCCAAGCCGTGCCTGTGCAGCCATGA
- a CDS encoding iron ABC transporter permease: MIPSTGHPTSPASAVVSPPLSSANRHPSALTTGHERLFQGAILTPARWFLIMGSLSVVAMILAVVCLQLGTQYIGFGKIIGLLSAALFDHPTDNDALKTTSVILLQVRLPRVFLGFLVGVCLASVGVALQALLRNPLADPYVLGVSSGAALGVAVAVLFGIGTTVLAFSLLPVCGFLGGLVALLVVYRMAATYDRLPIHSVLLAGVILNAIFSALIMFITSIMEPNRSFGMMAWLMGSLTAPAYPALAALSVYLMIGLFLLFKQVRVLNILALGEEPARSLGIDTERAKRVIFLVSALLTGAVVSVSGMIGFIGMVIPHAVRLVIGADHRLLLPASALVGGIFLMVADTMARTLFVPSEVPVGIITALAGGPFFVYLLVWRKDRLA; this comes from the coding sequence ATGATACCGTCAACCGGCCACCCTACGTCACCTGCGTCCGCAGTGGTCTCGCCGCCGTTGTCTTCCGCGAACCGTCACCCTTCCGCTCTCACGACCGGACATGAACGGCTGTTCCAGGGGGCCATTCTGACTCCGGCGCGCTGGTTCCTGATCATGGGTAGTTTGTCGGTCGTCGCAATGATTCTGGCGGTGGTTTGCCTACAACTCGGAACACAGTACATCGGATTCGGGAAAATCATCGGCCTGTTATCGGCCGCGTTGTTCGACCACCCAACGGACAACGACGCGCTCAAGACGACCAGTGTTATTTTGCTGCAGGTGCGCCTCCCGCGAGTCTTTCTTGGATTTTTAGTGGGAGTCTGCTTGGCGTCGGTCGGGGTGGCGCTGCAAGCCCTGCTGCGAAATCCCCTGGCCGATCCCTATGTGCTCGGGGTGTCCAGCGGGGCCGCGTTGGGTGTGGCCGTCGCGGTGTTGTTCGGAATTGGAACGACGGTGCTTGCCTTCTCCCTCCTGCCGGTCTGTGGGTTTTTGGGCGGACTGGTGGCCTTGCTGGTGGTCTATCGCATGGCGGCGACCTACGACCGGCTCCCGATCCACTCCGTGCTGCTGGCCGGCGTGATCCTGAATGCGATTTTCTCGGCACTCATCATGTTCATCACCTCGATTATGGAACCGAATCGTTCCTTCGGCATGATGGCCTGGCTCATGGGATCGCTTACGGCACCGGCCTATCCTGCGTTGGCTGCGCTGTCGGTGTATCTGATGATCGGTCTCTTTCTGCTCTTCAAGCAGGTGCGGGTGCTGAACATTCTGGCGTTAGGTGAAGAGCCGGCACGGTCCTTGGGAATCGATACCGAACGTGCGAAGCGAGTCATCTTTCTCGTGTCGGCGCTGTTGACCGGCGCGGTCGTGTCTGTCAGCGGCATGATCGGATTTATCGGGATGGTCATTCCTCACGCGGTGCGCCTGGTGATCGGGGCCGATCATCGGTTGCTCCTGCCGGCCTCGGCGCTCGTGGGCGGCATCTTTTTGATGGTGGCCGATACCATGGCCCGGACCCTCTTTGTGCCGTCGGAAGTCCCGGTCGGAATCATTACGGCCCTCGCGGGCGGCCCGTTTTTTGTCTACTTGCTGGTGTGGCGAAAGGATCGGCTCGCATGA
- a CDS encoding ABC transporter ATP-binding protein has protein sequence MRIPVDPMGEADAAVGAYPDEHHAYDVQGASFCYGRAPGREGRWVLSDVSLHVESGEILGIVGPNGSGKTSLVKLLAKLAMPQRGTLSLFGRNLADLSREETARTVAFVPQESAPAFPFTVAETVLMGRYPHRRQSRWSLGFGWEDREDCAAAAQAMATMDIGHLASRAVTNLSGGERQRVMIACALAQTPRVLLLDEPTAFLDLQHQLEICSVLRRLTDEQGLTVVIVSHDLNLASQYCDRIVMLSAGSVYAMGMPSDVLSVDALRTVYGCEVLIDPHPESGLPRITLPRQVVPLRV, from the coding sequence ATGAGGATTCCTGTCGACCCGATGGGTGAGGCTGATGCAGCGGTGGGTGCCTACCCGGACGAACACCATGCCTACGATGTGCAGGGGGCCTCGTTCTGTTATGGCAGGGCGCCTGGGCGGGAAGGTCGATGGGTCCTCAGCGATGTGAGCCTGCACGTCGAGTCAGGCGAAATTCTCGGCATCGTCGGACCCAACGGGTCGGGCAAAACGTCTCTTGTGAAACTCCTGGCCAAACTCGCGATGCCTCAGCGGGGAACCCTCTCGCTCTTCGGGCGAAATCTGGCCGATCTTTCGCGAGAGGAGACGGCGCGGACCGTAGCCTTTGTCCCGCAGGAGAGTGCGCCGGCCTTTCCCTTTACGGTGGCGGAAACGGTGTTGATGGGGCGGTATCCCCATCGCAGACAGAGCAGATGGAGTCTCGGGTTCGGTTGGGAAGATCGGGAGGATTGTGCGGCGGCCGCTCAGGCGATGGCGACGATGGACATCGGTCATCTCGCTTCGCGCGCGGTGACCAACTTGTCGGGCGGCGAACGTCAACGCGTGATGATTGCGTGCGCCTTGGCCCAAACCCCGCGAGTCCTCTTGCTCGATGAGCCGACCGCCTTTCTCGATCTTCAGCATCAACTCGAGATTTGTTCGGTGCTGCGTCGTCTTACCGACGAGCAGGGCCTGACGGTCGTCATTGTGTCCCATGATTTGAACCTGGCCAGCCAGTATTGCGATCGGATCGTGATGTTGAGCGCAGGGTCGGTGTATGCGATGGGAATGCCGTCGGACGTGTTGTCGGTGGATGCGTTACGGACGGTTTATGGCTGTGAGGTGTTGATCGATCCGCATCCGGAATCGGGTCTTCCGAGGATTACGCTGCCGAGACAGGTTGTGCCGCTGAGAGTGTGA
- a CDS encoding TonB-dependent receptor codes for MSVPPVWLAVASAEEPVEPEPIVFAEEVVVSATKTPVPVSHVTSAVEVITAEDMKKQNIRSVVDALRLAQGVAVFSSGGPGTEVTAKIRGGSANQTLVLIDGAIVNSGTVGSYNFANLTTDNIERVEILRGAQSMLWGSDAMGGVINIVTKKGQGPLSATGFMEYGSFASLREGGTVSGKQGIIDYSLSLSRWDTSSFSAVNYRRGATERDSYRNWQGSGRIGVNLPHDGRFDFTMRWMNSDVQLDNISATSPNDVYGSKNRSQEYVFSGSYEQPITTWWSQKLTLARAQEASQFLSGTLQRSLITGAFSTPFNSNNEIRVLSNRLEWQHNFQITKLLLLSAGYQFREQQGENDTGLTNRILSSNAGFAQAQFNLWDRVFATAGLRHDSYNVFGDATTYRLTGGYYHKETDTKIRGSYSTGFRAPTMNELYFPNFGNSRLGTEKSQSMDVGIDQYFFSKQLKFTGGFFWNRYRNLITTTFDPAFCAPFSTFGFCPQQIGEASTKGWEAGVSYTYSSDRPFLKGVVVQANYTNTLTRDLVSHARLPRWATDQWSASVAYQPIDPLWITLIGRYVGSRFNTTGDRQPLSAFDVWSLAVTYDVTKQLQAYLRAENLFNEKYEEVASAGVPIRSIFGGVRVTFGGKT; via the coding sequence ATGAGTGTCCCTCCTGTTTGGCTGGCGGTGGCCTCTGCTGAAGAGCCTGTGGAGCCCGAGCCGATCGTGTTCGCCGAGGAAGTCGTCGTCTCGGCAACGAAAACCCCGGTCCCGGTGAGTCATGTCACCAGCGCGGTGGAAGTCATCACGGCGGAGGACATGAAAAAACAAAACATCCGGAGCGTGGTGGATGCTCTGCGGTTAGCCCAAGGCGTGGCGGTCTTTTCAAGCGGCGGGCCCGGCACCGAAGTGACGGCCAAAATCCGGGGCGGCAGTGCAAACCAAACCCTGGTGTTGATCGATGGTGCCATTGTGAACAGCGGTACGGTCGGCAGTTACAATTTTGCCAACCTGACGACCGATAATATCGAGCGCGTGGAAATTCTCCGCGGCGCGCAAAGTATGTTGTGGGGGTCCGACGCCATGGGCGGCGTCATCAACATCGTCACGAAGAAGGGCCAGGGGCCGCTCTCGGCCACCGGCTTCATGGAATACGGGTCCTTCGCCTCCCTTCGTGAAGGGGGCACGGTGTCCGGGAAGCAGGGCATCATTGATTACAGCCTCTCCCTGTCCCGATGGGATACCTCCAGTTTCTCGGCCGTCAACTATCGGCGTGGCGCCACCGAGCGGGATTCATATCGCAACTGGCAGGGCTCGGGCCGGATTGGGGTGAATCTTCCGCACGATGGGCGATTCGATTTCACGATGCGCTGGATGAACTCCGATGTCCAGCTCGACAATATCTCCGCGACCTCTCCAAACGACGTCTATGGCTCAAAAAATCGGAGCCAGGAATATGTGTTTAGCGGCAGTTATGAGCAGCCGATCACGACCTGGTGGTCCCAGAAGCTCACCCTTGCACGTGCGCAGGAGGCCTCGCAGTTTTTATCAGGCACGTTGCAGCGCAGTCTGATCACAGGGGCATTCAGTACGCCCTTCAACTCCAATAACGAAATTCGTGTGCTCTCGAATCGGTTGGAGTGGCAGCACAATTTCCAAATCACGAAGTTGTTGTTATTGAGTGCGGGGTATCAATTTCGCGAACAACAGGGCGAGAATGATACAGGGCTCACCAATCGGATTCTGAGTTCCAATGCCGGATTCGCGCAAGCCCAATTCAATTTGTGGGACCGTGTATTCGCCACCGCGGGCCTCCGCCATGACAGTTACAACGTCTTCGGCGATGCGACGACCTATCGACTGACCGGTGGGTATTACCACAAAGAAACCGACACGAAAATTCGAGGCAGCTACTCCACGGGGTTCCGGGCTCCTACGATGAATGAATTGTATTTTCCCAATTTCGGTAATTCCCGATTGGGAACGGAAAAGAGCCAAAGTATGGACGTGGGGATCGATCAATATTTCTTCTCCAAGCAGCTCAAGTTTACGGGAGGGTTTTTCTGGAATCGCTATCGGAATTTGATCACGACCACGTTCGATCCGGCATTTTGCGCGCCGTTCAGTACGTTTGGGTTCTGCCCGCAGCAGATCGGTGAAGCCTCCACGAAAGGGTGGGAAGCCGGGGTCTCCTATACCTATTCCAGCGATCGTCCATTCCTGAAGGGCGTCGTGGTGCAGGCGAACTACACCAACACCCTCACCCGAGATTTGGTTAGCCATGCCCGCCTTCCTCGTTGGGCGACCGACCAGTGGAGCGCATCCGTCGCGTATCAGCCCATCGATCCGCTCTGGATTACGCTGATCGGCAGGTACGTGGGCTCGCGCTTCAATACCACCGGCGATCGGCAGCCGTTGTCGGCGTTCGACGTCTGGTCGTTGGCTGTGACCTATGATGTGACGAAGCAGCTACAAGCGTATCTTCGGGCTGAAAACTTGTTCAATGAGAAATACGAAGAAGTGGCCAGCGCCGGTGTGCCCATCCGCTCGATCTTCGGCGGTGTACGGGTCACGTTTGGCGGGAAAACATGA
- a CDS encoding cobyrinate a,c-diamide synthase, with amino-acid sequence MPCPRLVIAGTQSGVGKTTVSLALMAALKARGLVVQPFKGGPDFIDPGHHQAVTGRPSRNLDGWMLGDAANRAIFARASADADLSVIEGMMGLFDGSSPVHEQGSTAELAKQLNAPVLLVIDGSAMARSAAAMVSGYAKFDPAVQVRGVLFNRVRSEGHYRLLREAVEAETDLTVVGYLQPDASVTIQDRHLGLRTAIEQGQGDLYDRLARSAVATIDLDRVEALARSAGALPGEDLPITRPIAKEQPVRVGVAYDAAFCFYYQDNLDLLEAAGAELVMFSPLRDAELPVVDLLYFGGGYPELYGETLAANVSMRGAVQTFARRGGAVYAECGGLMYLTEAIRDGEGRRHAMVGLFPADAVMRKDGMTLGYRTVEVAQSCILGGAGTVVRGHEFHYSRLEPTGELHHACILSDAAGKPAGHDGLTMGNTLALYSHLHFGSQPAVVADLLGTARRLRGVQASATKG; translated from the coding sequence ATGCCATGTCCGCGTCTGGTCATTGCCGGCACCCAGAGTGGTGTCGGCAAAACCACGGTCAGCCTGGCCCTCATGGCTGCATTAAAAGCTCGAGGGCTGGTGGTGCAGCCGTTCAAAGGCGGCCCGGACTTTATCGATCCCGGCCATCACCAGGCGGTGACCGGGCGGCCTTCGCGAAATCTGGATGGCTGGATGTTAGGGGACGCCGCCAACCGCGCCATCTTTGCGCGTGCCTCTGCGGATGCGGACCTGTCGGTCATTGAAGGCATGATGGGGCTGTTCGACGGCAGCTCCCCGGTGCATGAACAGGGCAGCACGGCGGAACTGGCGAAACAGCTGAACGCACCGGTCCTATTGGTGATCGATGGGAGCGCGATGGCGAGATCGGCCGCAGCCATGGTGTCCGGGTACGCGAAATTCGACCCGGCTGTACAGGTTCGCGGAGTCCTGTTCAATCGCGTGCGGAGTGAGGGCCACTATCGGTTGCTGCGGGAGGCGGTGGAGGCAGAAACGGACCTGACCGTTGTGGGATATCTGCAGCCTGATGCCTCGGTGACGATTCAGGATCGCCATCTCGGCCTGAGAACTGCCATTGAGCAAGGGCAGGGTGACTTGTATGACCGACTGGCTCGATCTGCCGTAGCCACAATCGACTTGGATCGGGTGGAGGCTTTGGCTCGCTCCGCCGGTGCATTGCCGGGAGAAGATCTCCCGATCACGAGACCGATAGCAAAGGAACAACCGGTTCGAGTCGGCGTGGCGTATGATGCCGCCTTTTGTTTTTATTATCAGGATAACTTGGACTTGCTGGAAGCCGCAGGGGCGGAGCTCGTCATGTTTTCACCGCTCCGCGACGCCGAATTGCCGGTCGTTGATCTGCTGTATTTTGGAGGCGGTTACCCCGAACTGTACGGCGAGACCTTGGCGGCCAACGTCTCCATGCGCGGGGCGGTGCAGACCTTTGCCCGGCGCGGCGGGGCGGTGTACGCCGAATGTGGCGGGCTGATGTATTTGACGGAGGCCATTCGTGATGGTGAAGGTCGGCGACATGCCATGGTCGGGCTGTTTCCGGCGGATGCAGTCATGCGGAAAGACGGGATGACGCTAGGCTATCGAACCGTGGAGGTCGCTCAATCCTGCATCCTGGGTGGAGCCGGGACCGTGGTGCGCGGGCATGAGTTTCATTATTCGAGACTCGAACCAACCGGGGAGCTCCATCATGCCTGTATCCTGTCGGATGCAGCGGGAAAACCTGCCGGGCATGACGGCTTGACGATGGGGAATACTCTTGCGTTGTACAGTCACCTGCACTTCGGCAGTCAGCCGGCCGTCGTGGCCGATCTGCTGGGAACTGCCCGCCGCCTGCGCGGAGTGCAGGCCTCTGCAACGAAAGGATAA
- the cobO gene encoding cob(I)yrinic acid a,c-diamide adenosyltransferase → MTEQDEHTAKMQRLKASVDRRIEAAQDEKGLLIVYTGAGKGKTTAALGMALRCLGHGMKVAVVQFIKGAIDTAEERILRSFGERVTFLRMGEGYTWETQDRERDTSHAQAAWAKACEFMRDPSYAMVILDEFNIALRHGYVAVADVLPRLQERPVMQHVVITGRGAPDELIDAADLVTEMKQVKHPFRTGVKAQAGVEF, encoded by the coding sequence ATGACGGAACAAGACGAGCATACAGCAAAGATGCAACGTTTGAAGGCCTCCGTCGATCGTCGGATCGAAGCCGCGCAGGACGAGAAGGGGCTACTGATCGTGTACACCGGCGCGGGAAAGGGAAAAACGACCGCCGCGCTCGGCATGGCGCTGCGTTGTCTTGGCCATGGGATGAAGGTGGCCGTCGTGCAATTCATCAAGGGCGCAATCGACACGGCGGAGGAGCGCATCCTGAGATCGTTCGGCGAGCGGGTGACGTTCCTCCGTATGGGCGAAGGTTATACCTGGGAGACACAGGATCGGGAGCGGGATACGAGCCATGCGCAAGCGGCCTGGGCCAAGGCCTGCGAGTTCATGCGTGATCCCTCTTATGCGATGGTGATTCTGGATGAGTTCAACATTGCGCTCCGGCATGGTTATGTGGCGGTGGCTGACGTGCTGCCGCGTCTGCAGGAGCGGCCGGTGATGCAACATGTGGTCATCACCGGCAGAGGAGCTCCGGATGAATTGATCGACGCGGCGGATTTGGTGACGGAGATGAAGCAGGTCAAGCATCCGTTCCGCACAGGCGTCAAGGCACAGGCGGGGGTGGAGTTTTGA
- the bluB gene encoding 5,6-dimethylbenzimidazole synthase, protein MATNTRGVVAPVGLESQEPFSPAEREAVYRAIFERRDVRRNFLPKPIPDAVLARLLNAAHHAGSVGFMQPWDFVIVRAPETKRAVKQLFVKTNEAAALRYKKPRADLYRTLKLEGIEESAVNLCVTCSRQRGGPQVLGRSTVRDTDLYSTCCAIQNLWLAARAEGIGVGWVSILSHTALKQVLGIPRPVKVLAYLCLGYVSEFAPKPDLETAGWRARLPVQELVHYELWGNRVRREGGNRRCGSPKSIREPATRAKRD, encoded by the coding sequence ATGGCGACTAATACACGAGGCGTGGTGGCTCCGGTGGGCTTGGAGTCGCAGGAGCCCTTTTCCCCCGCCGAGCGTGAAGCGGTGTATCGGGCTATTTTTGAGCGCCGAGACGTTCGCCGGAATTTCCTGCCGAAGCCGATCCCCGATGCGGTCCTCGCCCGTTTGTTGAACGCGGCCCATCATGCCGGATCGGTGGGCTTCATGCAGCCCTGGGATTTTGTCATTGTGCGGGCCCCTGAGACGAAGCGGGCGGTGAAGCAGCTCTTTGTGAAGACGAATGAGGCTGCGGCGCTGCGTTATAAGAAACCTCGCGCGGATTTGTATCGAACCCTGAAGCTCGAGGGGATCGAGGAGTCAGCGGTGAATCTCTGCGTGACGTGCAGTCGGCAACGGGGCGGGCCTCAGGTTCTCGGACGATCGACCGTGCGGGATACGGATCTGTATAGTACCTGTTGCGCCATTCAGAATCTGTGGTTGGCGGCACGGGCTGAAGGCATTGGGGTTGGATGGGTGAGCATCTTGAGTCATACCGCATTAAAGCAGGTGCTCGGTATCCCGAGACCGGTCAAGGTGTTGGCCTACCTTTGCCTCGGCTACGTATCAGAGTTTGCGCCCAAGCCCGACCTCGAAACTGCGGGCTGGCGGGCCAGACTTCCGGTGCAGGAATTGGTGCACTACGAGTTATGGGGCAATAGAGTGCGGCGAGAAGGGGGAAACCGGAGATGCGGATCACCAAAGTCTATACGAGAACCGGCGACGCGGGCCAAACGAGATTAG
- a CDS encoding cob(I)yrinic acid a,c-diamide adenosyltransferase → MRITKVYTRTGDAGQTRLAGGQQVWKDCLRVEAYGTVDELNASVGLVRAMNVEAGSESAAATQLESDLRWVQNKLFDIGSILATAPGQTFPNMPEVTAKDVTKLEQIIDRCQEELAPLKEFILPGGGTVSATLHQARTICRRAERICIRLSREEPVAVELNKYLNRLSDALFVLARWVSKTQGEPEFLWQRESGASAE, encoded by the coding sequence ATGCGGATCACCAAAGTCTATACGAGAACCGGCGACGCGGGCCAAACGAGATTAGCCGGTGGCCAACAGGTTTGGAAGGACTGCCTGCGGGTCGAAGCCTACGGTACGGTCGATGAGTTGAATGCCTCTGTGGGGCTGGTGCGGGCGATGAACGTCGAAGCCGGGAGCGAGTCTGCCGCTGCGACACAACTGGAGTCGGATCTGCGCTGGGTGCAGAACAAGCTCTTCGATATCGGAAGCATTCTGGCCACCGCGCCGGGCCAGACGTTTCCCAATATGCCGGAGGTGACGGCGAAGGATGTGACGAAACTCGAGCAGATCATCGATCGATGTCAGGAGGAGTTGGCCCCGCTCAAGGAGTTTATTCTGCCCGGTGGCGGAACGGTCTCGGCGACGCTCCACCAGGCACGAACGATCTGTCGCCGCGCGGAACGCATCTGCATCCGGTTGAGCCGTGAGGAACCGGTGGCGGTCGAGCTGAATAAGTACCTGAACCGGTTGAGTGATGCGCTGTTTGTCCTCGCGCGCTGGGTGTCAAAGACCCAGGGAGAGCCGGAGTTCCTGTGGCAACGTGAATCCGGCGCGAGCGCCGAGTAA
- the cobU gene encoding bifunctional adenosylcobinamide kinase/adenosylcobinamide-phosphate guanylyltransferase: MKKYSATASRLILVLGGAASGKSQAALDRAGRRAPKAFVATGQALDGEMKARIARHRETRPADWITAEVPRDLAAWFRADGQAYRTVVVDCLTLWLSNVCGRRIAGAEMVPRVEELLQAIRATKARVVLVSNELGFGLVPTSRSARAFRDVAGRVNQQIAAAADEVYFVISGQTLRLK, from the coding sequence ATGAAGAAGTATTCGGCCACCGCATCGCGTCTTATTCTGGTGCTGGGCGGAGCGGCGTCGGGAAAAAGTCAGGCGGCGCTCGATCGGGCGGGCCGCCGAGCGCCCAAAGCCTTTGTTGCGACAGGGCAGGCGCTGGACGGTGAAATGAAAGCGCGTATTGCGCGGCATCGCGAGACTCGTCCTGCCGACTGGATCACCGCCGAGGTGCCGCGTGACCTGGCTGCCTGGTTTCGAGCGGACGGACAGGCCTATCGCACCGTCGTGGTGGATTGTCTGACACTTTGGTTAAGTAATGTGTGTGGGCGTCGGATCGCCGGGGCGGAGATGGTCCCACGCGTGGAGGAATTGCTTCAGGCCATCCGTGCTACGAAGGCGCGGGTAGTGCTGGTGAGCAACGAGTTGGGCTTCGGGCTGGTGCCCACGAGTCGCAGTGCGCGGGCGTTTCGCGATGTCGCCGGTCGGGTCAACCAACAGATCGCGGCAGCGGCCGACGAAGTCTACTTTGTCATCAGCGGCCAGACGCTTAGGCTTAAATGA
- the cobT gene encoding nicotinate-nucleotide--dimethylbenzimidazole phosphoribosyltransferase, which translates to MTLQEVLGRIQPVDQAIAARTQSRLDRLTKPLGSLGRLEDTAVRYATITGEVKPAVPRGVVFTFAADHGVATEGVSAYPREVTPQMVLNFLRGGAGVNVLARHAGVEVRVVDIGVAYDFGSVPGLIHKKVMPGTNNLLVESAMSRDQAVQAVEVGIGLAMESGREGVGLIGTGEMGIGNTTPSAAITSVMTGVVVAEVTGRGTGIDAAGHARKVAVIEQALDRHRPNRADAIDVLAKVGGLEIAGLAGLILGASAARVPVVLDGFIAGAAALIAMGLQPLCRDYLIASHRSVERGHQAILDHLGLKPLLDLDLRLGEGTGACLGMSLVQASIKILTEMATFEEAGVSQRD; encoded by the coding sequence ATGACGCTTCAGGAGGTGTTGGGACGAATTCAACCTGTGGATCAGGCGATTGCCGCGCGGACGCAATCCCGCCTCGACCGGTTGACGAAACCCTTGGGTAGCCTGGGGCGGCTGGAAGACACCGCGGTGCGGTATGCCACGATTACCGGCGAGGTGAAGCCGGCTGTGCCGCGCGGGGTCGTATTTACGTTTGCGGCTGATCACGGCGTAGCGACTGAAGGTGTGAGCGCCTACCCGCGTGAAGTCACGCCGCAAATGGTGCTGAACTTCCTGCGTGGCGGCGCCGGGGTGAATGTGCTCGCGCGTCACGCCGGAGTCGAGGTGCGGGTGGTGGATATCGGCGTGGCGTATGACTTCGGTTCGGTGCCGGGGCTCATTCACAAGAAGGTGATGCCGGGTACGAACAATCTGCTGGTAGAGTCGGCCATGAGTCGTGACCAGGCCGTGCAAGCGGTGGAGGTCGGGATCGGGTTGGCCATGGAATCCGGGCGTGAAGGAGTCGGCCTGATCGGGACCGGCGAAATGGGCATCGGCAACACGACGCCGAGCGCAGCGATTACCTCGGTGATGACCGGCGTGGTGGTTGCTGAGGTGACGGGTCGAGGGACCGGCATCGACGCAGCGGGCCATGCCCGAAAAGTCGCCGTGATTGAGCAGGCGCTCGATCGGCATCGTCCGAACCGAGCCGATGCCATCGATGTGCTCGCGAAGGTGGGCGGCCTCGAAATAGCCGGCCTGGCCGGGCTGATCCTGGGGGCGTCAGCCGCACGGGTGCCTGTGGTGTTGGATGGGTTTATTGCCGGTGCTGCGGCGTTGATTGCGATGGGGTTGCAGCCGCTCTGTCGTGACTACCTGATTGCGTCGCATCGTTCGGTGGAACGAGGGCATCAGGCGATCCTTGACCATCTGGGGCTGAAGCCGTTGCTCGATCTCGACCTGCGGTTAGGCGAAGGGACTGGCGCCTGCCTGGGTATGAGCCTGGTGCAGGCCTCAATTAAGATTCTCACCGAGATGGCGACGTTCGAAGAAGCCGGGGTGTCGCAACGTGACTGA